One stretch of Glycine soja cultivar W05 chromosome 7, ASM419377v2, whole genome shotgun sequence DNA includes these proteins:
- the LOC114419507 gene encoding helicase-like transcription factor CHR28 isoform X1: MADADVDLSELFSGNADEDDDMFYIDIQTVQKVLDEDDDCYFQETASCDPCSQPQLQNSPEDSSSKNVSPSESGIHDTFQIQNGSQVLEEPYLSKLGFANSVTSCSPFCSDVSDFGVRGSVGVSDSAANSMLDCERENQGPQSRACSSPNAFPGNFSDSFSPGESDEVFRTERTQVSKHEIPAYSVETSFPEAQSNNISICGDNLNLSMWIGENESQFKHVREDVESEHASLSSIVDNDDVNIEGYVEDIIAGVSGQQENDSCTSFEASFMDADRSLHVTTSTDSSVGQGSHVSSDFIDYHVSPNCYQGTHDGPFVADSSLGFVPNAINSQLWPYEEMMNNIKAENVELNADIAYMSNGMPSSTTGWMPFQDSQLMLADNGYPSFHSGNFDDMSSLSLSACASYMSYGDHYQNNFHRDDAEFNVGQEVKQTPGIFSSEGCQAYQCFQNEDNYAVISGISNQYQDSIGRTASFQGNFDNLNLKAADNSWLHPQELITSEKQFGCVKREGGIQHNFIDSHLSKGRTENFHVEEDPDVCIIEDISHPAPTSRPAGIGNSLNISQSCRYVGSTVGSTRMKACDERNILRVALQDLSQPKSEVSPPEGLLAVPLLRHQRIALSWMIQKETSSLNCSGGILADDQGLGKTVSTIALILKERPTLLNGCTTARKSELETLDVDDDMLPQNGIVKEESNMCEDKPSGYPMNLLKQAKGRPSAGTLIVCPTSVLRQWAEELRSKVNGQATLSVLVYHGSNRTKDPYEVAKHDVVLTTYSIVSMEVPKQPPADKDDEEKEIFEDHATPSRKRKSPSNSSKSGKKKLDGTNLEAVARPLAKVSWFRVVLDEAQSIKNHKTQVARACWGLRAKRRWCLSGTPIQNAIDDLYSYFRFLRYDPYSDHASFCTRIKNPISRNPANGYRKLQAVLKTIMLRRTKGTLLDGEPIISLPPKYIELKKVDFSMEERDFYSKLEADSRAQFQEYADAGTVKQNYVNILLMLLRLRQACDHPLLVKRYNSNSLWRSSVEMAKKLPQEKQISLLKCLEVSLALCSICNDPPEDAVVSVCGHVFCNQCICEHLSGDDNQCPAANCKSQLSTSMVFSKATLNSCLSDQGCDNSPSCSGPEAEEAEPWSESKPYDSSKIKAALEVLKSLCKPQCYTSKSTSEHSTFREDKNCLGNPSIAKNGKSLKDSPESQNLSDENRSSNASVTVVGEKAIVFSQWTRMLDLLEACLKNSSINYRRLDGTMSVVARDKAVKDFNNCPEVTVIIMSLKAASLGLNLVVACHVLMLDLWWNPTTEDQAIDRAHRIGQTRPVTVLRLTVRDTVEDRILALQQKKRMMVASAFGEDGTGDRQTRLTVDDLKYLFMM; this comes from the exons ATGGCGGATGCTGACGTGGACCTTTCGGAACTGTTCTCTGGTAATGCCGACGAAGACGACGACATGTTTTATATAGATATTCAGACCGTCCAGAAGGTTCTTGATGAAGACGATGATTGTTACTTTCAGGAG ACGGCATCATGTGATCCTTGTAGCCAACCTCAACTA CAGAATAGTCCCGAGGATTCTTCATCAAAAAATGTTTCACCTAGTGAATCTGGCATTCATGACACTTTTCAGATACAAAATG GGTCTCAAGTGTTAGAAGAACCATATCTTTCTAAGTTGGGCTTTGCAAATTCAGTCACGAGCTGTTCTCCATTCTGCTCAGATGTGTCAGATTTCGGGGTCAGAGGTTCAGTTGGTGTATCTGATTCTGCAGCTAATTCTATGCTTGATTGTGAACGTGAAAACCAGGGACCTCAATCTCGGGCTTGCTCTTCCCCAAATGCTTTTCCTGGTAATTTCAGTGATTCATTTTCTCCAGGTGAAAGTGATGAGGTTTTTCGCACAGAAAGGACCCAAGTTTCTAAACATGAGATACCTGCATATAGTGTAGAAACAAGTTTCCCTGAGGCACAGTCAAACAATATATCAATTTGTGGAGATAATTTGAATCTGAGTATGTGGATTGGTGAAAATGAGAGCCAATTCAAGCATGTGAGAGAGGATGTTGAATCTGAAC ATGCTTCACTCAGTTCTATTGTTGACAATGATGATGTAAATATTGAAGGTTATGTTGAAGACATCATTGCAGGAGTTTCTGGGCAACAGGAAAATGACTCGTGTACATCTTTTGAAGCATCATTTATGGATGCTGATAGATCTTTGCATGTCACAACTTCAACTGATTCTAGTGTTGGTCAAGGTTCCCATGTTTCCAGTGATTTCATTGACTACCATGTATCTCCAAACTGTTACCAGGGAACACATGATGGACCCTTTGTTGCTGACTCTTCTCTTGGTTTTGTGCCTAATGCTATTAATTCTCAATTGTGGCCATATGAAGAAATGATGAATAACATTAAGGCTGAAAATGTGGAGTTAAATGCTGATATTGCATATATGAGTAATGGCATGCCTTCAAGCACTACTGGGTGGATGCCTTTTCAGGATAGTCAACTTATGTTAGCTGATAATGGTTATCCATCATTTCATTCTGGTAATTTTGATGACATGTCATCACTGTCTCTTTCAGCTTGTGCTTCATACATGTCATATGGAGACCATTACCAGAACAATTTTCACCGTGATGATGCCGAGTTCAATGTAGGCCaagaggtgaaacaaacacctGGTATTTTTTCTTCTGAAGGGTGTCAAGCTTACCAGTGTTTTCAGAATGAGGATAATTATGCAGTTATATCTGGGATATCCAATCAATATCAAGATAGCATTGGCAGAACTGCTAGTTTTCAAGGAAActttgacaatttgaatttaaaagctgCAGATAATTCTTGGCTCCATCCCCAAGAACTAATTACCAGTGAGAAGCAGTTTGGTTGTGTTAAGAGAGAAGGAGGGATTCAACATAACTTTATTGATTCTCATCTTTCAAAAGGAAGAACTGAGAATTTCCATGTTGAGGAAGACCCTGATGTTTGCATTATTGAAGACATCAGTCATCCTGCTCCGACGAGTCGACCCGCAGGCATTGGGAATTCCCTTAATATATCTCAATCTTGTAGATATGTTGGAAGTACGGTCGGAAGTACAAGGATGAAGGCATGTGATGAACGAAATATATTACGAGTTGCATTGCAG GATCTATCTCAGCCAAAGTCTGAAGTTAGTCCACCAGAAGGATTGTTGGCAGTTCCTCTTTTAAGACATCAG AGAATTGCTTTATCATGGATGATTCAAAAGGAAACATCAAGTTTAAATTGCTCAGGAGGAATTCTTGCAGACGATCAG GGACTTGGAAAAACAGTATCAACTATTGCATTAATATTAAAGGAAAGACCTACATTACTTAATGGGTGCACCACTGCCCGAAAAAGTGAATTGGAAACTCTGGATGTGGATGATGACATGCTTCCTCAGAATGGTATAGTAAAGGAAGAATCTAATATGTGTGAGGATAAGCCAAGTGGATATCCAATGAATTTGTTGAAGCAAGCAAAGGGAAGGCCATCTGCTGGGACCCTTATTGTTTGCCCGACTAGTGTCCTGCGTCAATGGGCTGAGGAGTTGCGTAGCAAGGTAAATGGTCAGGCAACTCTCTCTGTGCTAGTATACCATGGAAGCAATCGAACAAAAGATCCTTATGAGGTGGCCAAGCATGATGTTGTCCTAACAACTTATTCCATTGTCAGCATGGAGGTCCCTAAGCAGCCTCCAGCTGACAAAGATGACGAGgaaaaggaaatttttgaaGATCATGCTACACCaagtaggaaaagaaaaagcccTTCTAATTCTAGTAAAAGTGGCAAGAAGAAATTGGATGGCACAAATCTTGAAGCTGTTGCTCGGCCACTTGCAAAGGTGTCATGGTTTAGGGTTGTCCTGGATGAGGCCCAGAGTATAAAGAATCACAAAACTCAAGTTGCAAGGGCCTGTTGGGGTCTTCGTGCTAAGCGAAGATGGTGTTTGTCAGGGACTCCTATCCAGAATGCAATTGATGATCTCTACAGTTACTTCAGATTTCTAAGATATGACCCTTATTCTGACCATGCATCATTTTGTACTAGAATTAAGAACCCAATTAGCAGAAATCCAGCAAACGGGTATAGAAAGTTGCAAGCTGTCTTGAAGACAATAATGTTACGCCGAACGAAAG GTACACTTCTTGACGGGGAACCTATTATTTCCTTGCCGCCTAAGTATATAGAGCTGAAAAAAGTTGATTTTTCAATGGAGGAACGTGATTTCTATTCCAAACTAGAGGCTGATTCACGTGCACAGTTTCAG GAATATGCTGATGCTGGAACTGTCAAGCAAAATTATGTCAACATTTTGCTGATGCTTCTGCGCCTTAGACAAGCTTGTGATCACCCTCTGCTTGTCAAGCGATACAATTCAAACTCTCTATGGAGATCTTCGGTTGAGATGGCAAAGAAGCTTCCTCAGGAAAAACAAATCTCTCTTCTGAAATGTTTAGAGGTTTCCTTGGCCCTCTGTAGCATTTGTAAT GATCCTCCTGAAGATGCAGTTGTCTCAGTTTGTGGCCATGTTTTCTGTAACCAATGCATCTGTGAACATCTTTCTGGTGATGACAATCAGTGCCCTGCTGCAAATTGCAAAAGTCAACTGAGCACATCTATGGTATTTTCAAAAGCCACACTGAACAGTTGTCTTTCTGACCAGGGTTGTGATAATTCACCCAGTTGCTCTGGTCCTGAAGCCGAAGAAGCTGAACCTTGGTCCGAAAGTAAGCCATATGATTCTTCAAAAATAAAGGCTGCACTTGAGGTTTTGAAGTCATTGTGTAAGCCACAGTGCTACACATCAAAAAGTACTTCTGAGCATAGCACTTTCAGGGAAGATAAAAATTGCCTTGGGAACCCCTCCATTGCTAAGAATGGGAAATCCTTAAAAGATTCTCCTGAGAGTCAAAATTTGTCTGATGAGAATAGAAGCTCTAATGCTTCAGTTACTGTTGTAGGGGAGAAAGCTATAGTGTTTTCTCAGTGGACGAGGATGCTAGATTTGCTTGAAGCGTGTCTCAAGaattcttcaattaattatagAAGGCTTGATGGAACAATGTCAGTTGTTGCAAGAGATAAAGCTGTTAAAGATTTTAACAATTGTCCCGAG GTAACTGTTATAATTATGTCTTTGAAAGCTGCCAGTCTTGGTCTCAACTTGGTAGTAGCATGCCATGTTCTTATGTTAGATTTATGGTGGAATCCTACAACTGAAGACCAAGCAATAGATAGAGCACATCGAATTGGCCAGACTCGTCCTGTGACTGTTTTGCGGTTAACTGTGAGAGATACAGTTGAAGATCGTATTCTAGCTCTGCAG CAAAAGAAGAGAATGATGGTTGCATCTGCATTTGGGGAGGATGGAACTGGTGATCGTCAGACTCGCCTCACTGTGgatgatttaaaatatttgttcatGATGTGA
- the LOC114419507 gene encoding helicase-like transcription factor CHR28 isoform X5, which translates to MADADVDLSELFSGNADEDDDMFYIDIQTVQKVLDEDDDCYFQETASCDPCSQPQLQNSPEDSSSKNVSPSESGIHDTFQIQNGSQVLEEPYLSKLGFANSVTSCSPFCSDVSDFGVRGSVGVSDSAANSMLDCERENQGPQSRACSSPNAFPDASLSSIVDNDDVNIEGYVEDIIAGVSGQQENDSCTSFEASFMDADRSLHVTTSTDSSVGQGSHVSSDFIDYHVSPNCYQGTHDGPFVADSSLGFVPNAINSQLWPYEEMMNNIKAENVELNADIAYMSNGMPSSTTGWMPFQDSQLMLADNGYPSFHSGNFDDMSSLSLSACASYMSYGDHYQNNFHRDDAEFNVGQEVKQTPGIFSSEGCQAYQCFQNEDNYAVISGISNQYQDSIGRTASFQGNFDNLNLKAADNSWLHPQELITSEKQFGCVKREGGIQHNFIDSHLSKGRTENFHVEEDPDVCIIEDISHPAPTSRPAGIGNSLNISQSCRYVGSTVGSTRMKACDERNILRVALQDLSQPKSEVSPPEGLLAVPLLRHQRIALSWMIQKETSSLNCSGGILADDQGLGKTVSTIALILKERPTLLNGCTTARKSELETLDVDDDMLPQNGIVKEESNMCEDKPSGYPMNLLKQAKGRPSAGTLIVCPTSVLRQWAEELRSKVNGQATLSVLVYHGSNRTKDPYEVAKHDVVLTTYSIVSMEVPKQPPADKDDEEKEIFEDHATPSRKRKSPSNSSKSGKKKLDGTNLEAVARPLAKVSWFRVVLDEAQSIKNHKTQVARACWGLRAKRRWCLSGTPIQNAIDDLYSYFRFLRYDPYSDHASFCTRIKNPISRNPANGYRKLQAVLKTIMLRRTKGTLLDGEPIISLPPKYIELKKVDFSMEERDFYSKLEADSRAQFQEYADAGTVKQNYVNILLMLLRLRQACDHPLLVKRYNSNSLWRSSVEMAKKLPQEKQISLLKCLEVSLALCSICNDPPEDAVVSVCGHVFCNQCICEHLSGDDNQCPAANCKSQLSTSMVFSKATLNSCLSDQGCDNSPSCSGPEAEEAEPWSESKPYDSSKIKAALEVLKSLCKPQCYTSKSTSEHSTFREDKNCLGNPSIAKNGKSLKDSPESQNLSDENRSSNASVTVVGEKAIVFSQWTRMLDLLEACLKNSSINYRRLDGTMSVVARDKAVKDFNNCPEVTVIIMSLKAASLGLNLVVACHVLMLDLWWNPTTEDQAIDRAHRIGQTRPVTVLRLTVRDTVEDRILALQQKKRMMVASAFGEDGTGDRQTRLTVDDLKYLFMM; encoded by the exons ATGGCGGATGCTGACGTGGACCTTTCGGAACTGTTCTCTGGTAATGCCGACGAAGACGACGACATGTTTTATATAGATATTCAGACCGTCCAGAAGGTTCTTGATGAAGACGATGATTGTTACTTTCAGGAG ACGGCATCATGTGATCCTTGTAGCCAACCTCAACTA CAGAATAGTCCCGAGGATTCTTCATCAAAAAATGTTTCACCTAGTGAATCTGGCATTCATGACACTTTTCAGATACAAAATG GGTCTCAAGTGTTAGAAGAACCATATCTTTCTAAGTTGGGCTTTGCAAATTCAGTCACGAGCTGTTCTCCATTCTGCTCAGATGTGTCAGATTTCGGGGTCAGAGGTTCAGTTGGTGTATCTGATTCTGCAGCTAATTCTATGCTTGATTGTGAACGTGAAAACCAGGGACCTCAATCTCGGGCTTGCTCTTCCCCAAATGCTTTTCCTG ATGCTTCACTCAGTTCTATTGTTGACAATGATGATGTAAATATTGAAGGTTATGTTGAAGACATCATTGCAGGAGTTTCTGGGCAACAGGAAAATGACTCGTGTACATCTTTTGAAGCATCATTTATGGATGCTGATAGATCTTTGCATGTCACAACTTCAACTGATTCTAGTGTTGGTCAAGGTTCCCATGTTTCCAGTGATTTCATTGACTACCATGTATCTCCAAACTGTTACCAGGGAACACATGATGGACCCTTTGTTGCTGACTCTTCTCTTGGTTTTGTGCCTAATGCTATTAATTCTCAATTGTGGCCATATGAAGAAATGATGAATAACATTAAGGCTGAAAATGTGGAGTTAAATGCTGATATTGCATATATGAGTAATGGCATGCCTTCAAGCACTACTGGGTGGATGCCTTTTCAGGATAGTCAACTTATGTTAGCTGATAATGGTTATCCATCATTTCATTCTGGTAATTTTGATGACATGTCATCACTGTCTCTTTCAGCTTGTGCTTCATACATGTCATATGGAGACCATTACCAGAACAATTTTCACCGTGATGATGCCGAGTTCAATGTAGGCCaagaggtgaaacaaacacctGGTATTTTTTCTTCTGAAGGGTGTCAAGCTTACCAGTGTTTTCAGAATGAGGATAATTATGCAGTTATATCTGGGATATCCAATCAATATCAAGATAGCATTGGCAGAACTGCTAGTTTTCAAGGAAActttgacaatttgaatttaaaagctgCAGATAATTCTTGGCTCCATCCCCAAGAACTAATTACCAGTGAGAAGCAGTTTGGTTGTGTTAAGAGAGAAGGAGGGATTCAACATAACTTTATTGATTCTCATCTTTCAAAAGGAAGAACTGAGAATTTCCATGTTGAGGAAGACCCTGATGTTTGCATTATTGAAGACATCAGTCATCCTGCTCCGACGAGTCGACCCGCAGGCATTGGGAATTCCCTTAATATATCTCAATCTTGTAGATATGTTGGAAGTACGGTCGGAAGTACAAGGATGAAGGCATGTGATGAACGAAATATATTACGAGTTGCATTGCAG GATCTATCTCAGCCAAAGTCTGAAGTTAGTCCACCAGAAGGATTGTTGGCAGTTCCTCTTTTAAGACATCAG AGAATTGCTTTATCATGGATGATTCAAAAGGAAACATCAAGTTTAAATTGCTCAGGAGGAATTCTTGCAGACGATCAG GGACTTGGAAAAACAGTATCAACTATTGCATTAATATTAAAGGAAAGACCTACATTACTTAATGGGTGCACCACTGCCCGAAAAAGTGAATTGGAAACTCTGGATGTGGATGATGACATGCTTCCTCAGAATGGTATAGTAAAGGAAGAATCTAATATGTGTGAGGATAAGCCAAGTGGATATCCAATGAATTTGTTGAAGCAAGCAAAGGGAAGGCCATCTGCTGGGACCCTTATTGTTTGCCCGACTAGTGTCCTGCGTCAATGGGCTGAGGAGTTGCGTAGCAAGGTAAATGGTCAGGCAACTCTCTCTGTGCTAGTATACCATGGAAGCAATCGAACAAAAGATCCTTATGAGGTGGCCAAGCATGATGTTGTCCTAACAACTTATTCCATTGTCAGCATGGAGGTCCCTAAGCAGCCTCCAGCTGACAAAGATGACGAGgaaaaggaaatttttgaaGATCATGCTACACCaagtaggaaaagaaaaagcccTTCTAATTCTAGTAAAAGTGGCAAGAAGAAATTGGATGGCACAAATCTTGAAGCTGTTGCTCGGCCACTTGCAAAGGTGTCATGGTTTAGGGTTGTCCTGGATGAGGCCCAGAGTATAAAGAATCACAAAACTCAAGTTGCAAGGGCCTGTTGGGGTCTTCGTGCTAAGCGAAGATGGTGTTTGTCAGGGACTCCTATCCAGAATGCAATTGATGATCTCTACAGTTACTTCAGATTTCTAAGATATGACCCTTATTCTGACCATGCATCATTTTGTACTAGAATTAAGAACCCAATTAGCAGAAATCCAGCAAACGGGTATAGAAAGTTGCAAGCTGTCTTGAAGACAATAATGTTACGCCGAACGAAAG GTACACTTCTTGACGGGGAACCTATTATTTCCTTGCCGCCTAAGTATATAGAGCTGAAAAAAGTTGATTTTTCAATGGAGGAACGTGATTTCTATTCCAAACTAGAGGCTGATTCACGTGCACAGTTTCAG GAATATGCTGATGCTGGAACTGTCAAGCAAAATTATGTCAACATTTTGCTGATGCTTCTGCGCCTTAGACAAGCTTGTGATCACCCTCTGCTTGTCAAGCGATACAATTCAAACTCTCTATGGAGATCTTCGGTTGAGATGGCAAAGAAGCTTCCTCAGGAAAAACAAATCTCTCTTCTGAAATGTTTAGAGGTTTCCTTGGCCCTCTGTAGCATTTGTAAT GATCCTCCTGAAGATGCAGTTGTCTCAGTTTGTGGCCATGTTTTCTGTAACCAATGCATCTGTGAACATCTTTCTGGTGATGACAATCAGTGCCCTGCTGCAAATTGCAAAAGTCAACTGAGCACATCTATGGTATTTTCAAAAGCCACACTGAACAGTTGTCTTTCTGACCAGGGTTGTGATAATTCACCCAGTTGCTCTGGTCCTGAAGCCGAAGAAGCTGAACCTTGGTCCGAAAGTAAGCCATATGATTCTTCAAAAATAAAGGCTGCACTTGAGGTTTTGAAGTCATTGTGTAAGCCACAGTGCTACACATCAAAAAGTACTTCTGAGCATAGCACTTTCAGGGAAGATAAAAATTGCCTTGGGAACCCCTCCATTGCTAAGAATGGGAAATCCTTAAAAGATTCTCCTGAGAGTCAAAATTTGTCTGATGAGAATAGAAGCTCTAATGCTTCAGTTACTGTTGTAGGGGAGAAAGCTATAGTGTTTTCTCAGTGGACGAGGATGCTAGATTTGCTTGAAGCGTGTCTCAAGaattcttcaattaattatagAAGGCTTGATGGAACAATGTCAGTTGTTGCAAGAGATAAAGCTGTTAAAGATTTTAACAATTGTCCCGAG GTAACTGTTATAATTATGTCTTTGAAAGCTGCCAGTCTTGGTCTCAACTTGGTAGTAGCATGCCATGTTCTTATGTTAGATTTATGGTGGAATCCTACAACTGAAGACCAAGCAATAGATAGAGCACATCGAATTGGCCAGACTCGTCCTGTGACTGTTTTGCGGTTAACTGTGAGAGATACAGTTGAAGATCGTATTCTAGCTCTGCAG CAAAAGAAGAGAATGATGGTTGCATCTGCATTTGGGGAGGATGGAACTGGTGATCGTCAGACTCGCCTCACTGTGgatgatttaaaatatttgttcatGATGTGA